Proteins from a single region of Streptomyces vinaceus:
- a CDS encoding CYTH and CHAD domain-containing protein has translation MADTKREIERKFEFTTSKAARRGVPDLTGTDAIASVADRGTVDLDAVYYDTPDQRLAADGLTLRRRTGGADAGWHLKLPVSPGVRDEVGAPLGDTVPRALAALVRSRVRDAALEPQVRLVSSRRVSHLLDAEGILLAELSTDAVRAERDEAAASWTEVEVELADGADPALLDAVEKRFRKAGLKVSDAPSKLARALAETGTEPPARPGPAGAEGTAGALVLSYLREQRDVLVAQDPAVRRNLPDSVHQMRVACRRMRSAFKTYRKVLDRDVTDPLGEELRWLAAELGLDRDQEVLYDRIQTHLTELPRTLVVGPVRGRLRTWNNSRRSGTRRRALAALDAKRYTALLDALDALLAEPPLLPGAAEPAARRLPKAVLKDYERLATRVAAALDLHPGEERDLALHEARKAAKRARYAAEAAVPELGKPAKQLAKAMKSVQSLLGEHQDSVVAREALRGLGAQASGAGESAFTWGVLYAREEALAAQGERELPDVWGQACDPALRAELGA, from the coding sequence ATGGCGGACACGAAACGCGAGATCGAGCGCAAATTCGAGTTCACGACGAGCAAGGCCGCGCGCCGCGGAGTCCCGGACCTGACCGGCACGGACGCGATCGCGTCCGTCGCCGACCGGGGGACCGTCGACCTCGACGCGGTCTACTACGACACCCCCGACCAGCGGCTCGCCGCCGACGGCCTCACCCTGCGGCGGCGCACCGGCGGCGCGGACGCCGGCTGGCACCTCAAACTGCCCGTCTCCCCGGGCGTGCGCGACGAGGTCGGCGCCCCCCTCGGCGACACCGTCCCGCGCGCCCTCGCGGCCCTCGTCCGCTCCCGGGTCCGCGACGCCGCCCTGGAACCCCAGGTCCGGCTGGTCTCCTCGCGCCGCGTGAGCCACCTCCTCGACGCCGAGGGCATCCTCCTCGCGGAGCTCTCCACCGACGCCGTCCGCGCCGAACGGGACGAGGCCGCCGCCTCCTGGACCGAGGTCGAGGTCGAGCTCGCCGACGGGGCCGACCCGGCGCTCCTCGACGCCGTGGAGAAGCGGTTCCGCAAGGCCGGACTCAAGGTCTCCGACGCCCCCTCGAAGCTGGCCCGGGCCCTCGCCGAGACGGGGACCGAGCCGCCGGCCCGGCCCGGTCCGGCCGGCGCCGAGGGCACCGCGGGCGCGCTGGTCCTCTCGTACCTGCGCGAACAGCGCGACGTGCTCGTCGCCCAGGACCCGGCCGTCCGCCGCAACCTGCCCGACTCCGTCCACCAGATGCGGGTCGCCTGCCGCCGGATGCGCAGCGCCTTCAAGACGTACCGCAAGGTCCTGGACCGCGACGTCACCGATCCGCTCGGCGAGGAGCTGCGCTGGCTGGCCGCCGAGCTCGGCCTCGACCGGGACCAGGAAGTCCTCTACGACCGCATCCAGACCCACCTCACCGAGCTCCCCCGCACCCTCGTGGTGGGCCCCGTGCGCGGCCGCCTGCGGACGTGGAACAACTCCCGCCGCTCGGGGACCCGGCGCCGCGCCCTCGCCGCCCTCGACGCCAAGCGGTACACGGCCCTGCTCGACGCCCTCGACGCGCTGCTGGCCGAGCCGCCCCTGCTCCCCGGCGCGGCTGAGCCGGCCGCCCGGCGCCTGCCCAAGGCCGTCCTCAAGGACTACGAACGGCTCGCCACCCGGGTCGCCGCCGCCCTGGACCTGCACCCGGGCGAGGAGCGCGACCTGGCCCTCCACGAGGCCCGCAAGGCCGCCAAACGCGCCCGCTACGCGGCGGAGGCGGCCGTCCCCGAGCTCGGCAAACCGGCGAAACAGCTGGCCAAGGCCATGAAGTCGGTCCAGAGCCTGCTCGGCGAGCACCAGGACAGCGTCGTCGCCCGCGAGGCCCTGCGCGGCCTCGGAGCCCAAGCGTCCGGAGCCGGAGAGTCCGCTTTCACCTGGGGCGTGCTCTACGCCCGCGAGGAGGCGCTGGCCGCACAGGGCGAGCGGGAGCTTCCGGACGTATGGGGGCAGGCCTGTGACCCCGCGCTCCGGGCGGAGCTGGGCGCCTAG
- a CDS encoding TIGR03960 family B12-binding radical SAM protein, which produces MMSESVFPQLEALLPHVQKPIQYVGGELNSTVKPWDSCDVRWALMYPDAYEVGLPNQGVMILYEVLNEREGVLAERTYSVWPDLEELMREHKVPQFTVDSHRPVGAFDVFGLSFSTELGYTNMLTALDLAGIPLEARNRTVDHPIVLAGGHAAFNPEPIAEFIDCAVIGDGEQAVLDMTEIIRTWKAEGRPGGREEVLFRLARTGQVYVPGFYDVDYLPDGRIARVAPNKSGVPYRVSKHTVMDLDEWPYPKQPLVPLAETVHERMSVEIFRGCTRGCRFCQAGMITRPVRERSITGIGEMVEKGLKATGFEEVGLLSLSSADHTEIAEIAKGLADRYTDDKVGLSLPSTRVDAFNVDLANELTRNGRRSGLTFAPEGGSERMRKVINKMVSEEDLIRTVATAYGNGWRQVKLYFMCGLPTETDEDVLQIGDMAVNVIAKGREVSGQNDIRCTVSIGGFVPKPHTPFQWAPQLSAEETDARLGKLRDKIRADKKYGRSIGFRYHDGKPGIVEGLLSRGDRRIGDVIRAVYESGGRFDGWREHFSYDRWMEAAEKTLPAYGVDVAWYTTRERTYEEVLPWDHLDSGLDKDWLWEDWQDALDETEVDDCRWTPCFDCGVCPQMDTAIQIGPTGKKLLPLTVKK; this is translated from the coding sequence GTGATGTCCGAGTCGGTCTTCCCACAGCTCGAAGCTCTGCTCCCGCATGTGCAGAAGCCCATCCAGTACGTCGGCGGTGAGCTCAACTCCACCGTCAAGCCGTGGGATTCGTGTGACGTCCGCTGGGCGCTCATGTACCCGGACGCGTACGAGGTCGGGCTGCCCAACCAGGGCGTCATGATCCTGTACGAGGTGCTGAACGAGCGCGAGGGCGTGCTCGCGGAGCGCACGTACAGCGTCTGGCCGGACCTCGAAGAACTGATGCGCGAGCACAAGGTGCCGCAGTTCACCGTGGACAGCCACCGCCCCGTGGGCGCCTTCGACGTGTTCGGCCTGTCCTTCTCCACGGAGCTGGGCTACACGAACATGCTGACGGCCCTGGACCTGGCGGGCATCCCGCTGGAGGCCAGGAACCGTACGGTCGACCACCCCATCGTCCTCGCGGGCGGCCACGCGGCCTTCAACCCCGAGCCGATCGCGGAGTTCATCGACTGCGCCGTCATCGGCGACGGCGAGCAGGCCGTCCTCGACATGACCGAGATCATCCGCACGTGGAAGGCCGAGGGCCGTCCGGGCGGGCGCGAAGAGGTCCTCTTCCGTCTGGCCAGGACCGGTCAGGTCTACGTGCCGGGCTTCTACGACGTCGACTACCTGCCCGACGGCCGCATCGCGCGCGTCGCGCCGAACAAGTCGGGCGTCCCGTACCGCGTGTCCAAGCACACGGTCATGGACCTCGACGAGTGGCCCTACCCGAAGCAGCCGCTGGTCCCGCTCGCCGAGACCGTCCACGAGCGGATGTCCGTCGAGATCTTCCGCGGCTGCACCCGCGGCTGCCGTTTCTGCCAGGCCGGCATGATCACGCGCCCCGTGCGGGAGCGAAGCATCACCGGCATCGGCGAGATGGTGGAGAAGGGCCTCAAGGCGACGGGCTTCGAGGAGGTCGGCCTCCTCTCGCTGTCCTCCGCGGACCACACCGAGATCGCCGAGATCGCCAAGGGCCTCGCGGACCGCTACACGGACGACAAGGTGGGCCTGTCCCTGCCCTCGACCCGCGTGGACGCGTTCAACGTGGACCTGGCGAACGAGCTGACCCGCAACGGACGCCGCTCCGGCCTGACCTTCGCCCCCGAGGGCGGCTCCGAGCGCATGCGCAAGGTCATCAACAAGATGGTCTCGGAAGAGGACCTGATCCGCACCGTCGCCACCGCGTACGGCAACGGCTGGCGCCAGGTGAAGCTGTACTTCATGTGCGGCCTGCCGACCGAGACCGACGAGGACGTGCTCCAGATCGGCGACATGGCGGTCAACGTCATCGCCAAGGGCCGCGAGGTCTCCGGCCAGAACGACATCCGCTGCACGGTGTCGATCGGCGGGTTCGTGCCCAAGCCGCACACCCCCTTCCAGTGGGCGCCGCAGCTGTCGGCCGAGGAGACGGACGCCCGCCTGGGCAAGCTCCGCGACAAGATCCGCGCCGACAAGAAGTACGGCCGCTCCATCGGCTTCCGCTACCACGACGGCAAGCCGGGCATCGTCGAGGGCCTGCTCTCGCGCGGTGACCGCCGCATCGGCGACGTCATCCGCGCCGTGTATGAGTCGGGCGGCCGCTTCGACGGCTGGCGCGAGCACTTCTCGTACGACCGCTGGATGGAGGCCGCGGAGAAGACCCTGCCCGCCTACGGCGTGGACGTGGCCTGGTACACGACCCGCGAGCGCACCTACGAGGAGGTCCTGCCCTGGGACCACCTGGACTCCGGTCTCGACAAGGACTGGCTCTGGGAGGACTGGCAGGACGCCCTCGACGAGACCGAGGTCGACGACTGCCGCTGGACCCCGTGCTTCGACTGCGGCGTCTGCCCGCAGATGGACACGGCCATACAAATCGGCCCCACCGGCAAGAAGCTGCTCCCGCTCACGGTCAAGAAGTAG
- a CDS encoding recombinase family protein: protein MKTYDIESEWTASDLALLEDLKRAEALLPEDAPRALLSVRLSVLTEDTTSPVRQELDLRLLAREKGYRVVGVASDLNVSATKVPPWKRKELGEWLNNQAPEFDALLFWKLDRFIRRMTDLSTMIEWCERYGKNLVSKNDAIDLSTTVGRIMVTLIGGIAEIEAANTSTRVTSLWDYARTQDSWLVGKPTYGYVTTKVDGKPALAIEPSAHKALHWARRMALRGVSARRMALCLVRSGLMSAGLTTSTLLRRLRNPALMGYRVEEDKQGGKRRSRLVLGNDGKPIRVGPPIFTEEEFETLQAALDRRGKNQPTRQAHGATRFLGVLICVDCSTNMTVQKNMSNGRSYTYLRCGKCKGGGLGAPNPQDVYDVLVGDVLRVLGDFPVQVREYAKGAEARAEVKRLEDAISYYMAELEPEGRFSKTRFTRERAEKTLDRLTEELDAIDPETTQDRWVLVHNGKTFRAMWEAGGMEAMAEDLRRVGVTCEVTRTKVKGVRAPSVHLRLKIPRDVRERLVIKGDDFAARL from the coding sequence ATGAAGACGTACGACATCGAGAGCGAGTGGACAGCCTCGGACCTGGCCCTCCTGGAGGACCTGAAGCGGGCGGAGGCTCTGCTCCCCGAGGACGCTCCGCGCGCACTTCTCTCCGTCCGCCTGTCCGTACTTACGGAGGACACCACCTCACCGGTACGACAGGAACTCGACCTACGTCTCCTGGCCAGGGAGAAGGGGTACCGCGTTGTCGGCGTCGCCTCCGATCTCAACGTGTCGGCGACGAAGGTTCCGCCGTGGAAGCGGAAGGAGCTCGGCGAGTGGCTCAACAACCAGGCCCCGGAGTTCGATGCTCTGCTCTTCTGGAAGCTCGACCGCTTCATCCGTCGCATGACGGACCTGTCCACGATGATCGAGTGGTGCGAGCGGTACGGGAAGAACCTCGTGTCGAAGAACGACGCGATCGACCTCAGTACGACCGTGGGCCGGATCATGGTCACGCTCATCGGCGGCATCGCCGAGATCGAGGCGGCGAACACGTCCACCCGCGTCACCTCACTGTGGGACTACGCGCGCACGCAGGACTCATGGCTCGTGGGCAAACCGACGTACGGCTACGTCACGACGAAGGTGGACGGCAAGCCGGCACTCGCCATCGAGCCGAGCGCGCACAAAGCACTGCACTGGGCCCGACGCATGGCACTCCGGGGCGTCTCTGCCCGACGCATGGCCCTCTGTCTGGTCCGCTCCGGCCTCATGTCTGCAGGACTCACCACGTCGACTCTTCTCCGACGTCTTCGTAACCCCGCGCTCATGGGCTACCGGGTCGAGGAGGACAAGCAGGGCGGGAAGCGACGGAGCAGGCTCGTCCTCGGCAACGACGGCAAGCCGATACGGGTCGGCCCTCCGATCTTCACCGAGGAGGAGTTCGAGACGCTGCAAGCGGCACTCGACCGCCGGGGCAAGAACCAGCCCACCCGGCAGGCGCACGGTGCGACGCGGTTCCTCGGTGTACTGATCTGCGTCGACTGCTCGACCAACATGACCGTGCAGAAGAACATGAGCAACGGCCGGAGCTACACCTACCTGCGCTGCGGCAAGTGCAAGGGCGGCGGCCTCGGCGCGCCCAACCCCCAGGACGTGTACGACGTCCTCGTGGGCGACGTGCTCCGCGTCCTCGGTGACTTCCCCGTCCAGGTCCGGGAGTACGCGAAGGGAGCCGAGGCACGCGCCGAGGTGAAGCGGCTCGAAGACGCCATCTCCTACTACATGGCGGAGCTCGAACCAGAAGGCCGCTTCTCGAAGACGCGGTTCACTCGCGAGCGGGCGGAGAAGACGCTCGACAGACTCACGGAAGAGCTGGACGCCATCGATCCCGAGACCACACAAGACCGTTGGGTCCTCGTGCACAACGGCAAGACCTTCCGTGCGATGTGGGAAGCGGGCGGCATGGAGGCCATGGCCGAGGACCTGCGCCGCGTGGGCGTCACGTGCGAGGTGACCCGCACGAAGGTGAAGGGGGTGCGCGCCCCGTCCGTACACCTGCGGCTCAAGATCCCGCGCGACGTCCGCGAACGCCTGGTCATCAAGGGCGATGACTTCGCCGCAAGGCTCTGA
- the mrdA gene encoding penicillin-binding protein 2, with amino-acid sequence MTNAPETGRTSRVRIRLVIMQVLVLSFLCTLGGRLWYLQVRNGAEYYHEAKSNHVQQVVQPAVRGSILDARGIPLADNETRLVVSASRTALMKMKDKGKGVLTRLAGVLDMKPQDVMNKVRICDSQTPKPCWNGSPYQPIPVTTEATTQQALQIRERPEEYPGITAEPTAVRRYPAPGGANTGQVLGYLSPVTDDEIQKAKNTNSPLLRSDQVGRFGLERTYDRTLRGKSGVTRYEVDNLGRVMGQAKNDPTVAGAHLVTSIDARVQGVAEFELNAAMVEARKQIDRNTGVPYKADAGAVVVLESKTGRVVAMASMPTYDPNVWVGGISAKDYAKLTAKESNVPLMNRAIQGQAAPGSIFKVIPTAAAVNAGYDFDGDYPCPSSYSIGGQVFKNFESQGHGNITLGRALEVSCDTVFYALGHQQWIKDGGLHPKKPPAEIFYKTAHQFGLGAETHVDLPGEEKGRVPDRAWKQKFWQANKDMWCKTGKKGGTYVELLSYENCLEGNLMRAGDAINYSIGQGDTLVTPIQMATIYAAISNGGTMWNPTIGKAVISADGKQVEPIPPQSHGKLPMTEATRVKINAALEGVATRGTAAWRFGGWPQKQIPMHAKTGTAEVYGKQTTSWFATYTEDFTIVMTISQGGTGSGASGPAVRNIYNAIYGLSMSGKQDTEKAFLLKPEAKLPTIGPDGTIDAPDIKPYVPPSPEDLAPPALAGPPAPPAARQD; translated from the coding sequence GTGACCAACGCCCCCGAGACCGGCCGCACCTCCCGCGTGCGGATCAGACTCGTGATCATGCAGGTGCTCGTCCTCTCCTTCCTCTGCACCCTGGGCGGGCGCCTGTGGTACCTCCAGGTCCGCAACGGCGCCGAGTACTACCACGAGGCCAAGAGCAACCACGTCCAGCAGGTGGTCCAGCCGGCCGTGCGCGGCTCGATCCTGGACGCCCGCGGCATCCCCCTCGCCGACAACGAGACCCGCCTGGTCGTCTCCGCCAGCCGTACCGCGCTGATGAAGATGAAGGACAAGGGCAAGGGCGTCCTGACCCGGCTCGCGGGCGTCCTGGACATGAAGCCGCAGGACGTCATGAACAAGGTCCGCATCTGCGACTCCCAGACCCCCAAACCCTGCTGGAACGGCTCCCCCTACCAGCCGATCCCGGTCACCACCGAGGCCACCACCCAGCAGGCCCTGCAGATCCGCGAACGCCCCGAGGAGTACCCCGGCATCACCGCCGAGCCCACCGCCGTCCGCCGCTACCCCGCGCCCGGCGGAGCCAACACCGGCCAGGTGCTCGGCTACCTCTCCCCGGTCACCGACGACGAGATCCAGAAGGCCAAGAACACCAACTCGCCGCTGCTGCGCTCCGACCAGGTCGGCCGCTTCGGCCTGGAGCGCACCTACGACAGGACCCTCCGCGGCAAGTCCGGGGTCACCCGCTACGAGGTCGACAACCTCGGCCGCGTCATGGGCCAGGCCAAGAACGACCCGACGGTCGCCGGCGCCCACCTCGTGACCAGCATCGACGCCCGCGTCCAGGGCGTCGCCGAGTTCGAGCTGAACGCGGCGATGGTCGAGGCCCGCAAACAGATCGACCGCAACACCGGCGTCCCCTACAAGGCCGACGCCGGCGCCGTGGTCGTCCTGGAGTCCAAGACGGGCCGGGTCGTGGCCATGGCCTCCATGCCCACGTACGACCCGAACGTGTGGGTCGGCGGGATCTCCGCCAAGGACTACGCCAAACTCACCGCCAAGGAGTCCAACGTCCCGCTGATGAACCGGGCGATCCAGGGCCAGGCCGCCCCGGGCTCCATCTTCAAGGTCATCCCGACCGCGGCCGCGGTCAACGCCGGCTACGACTTCGACGGGGACTACCCCTGCCCGAGCTCCTACTCCATCGGTGGCCAGGTCTTCAAGAACTTCGAGTCCCAGGGCCACGGCAACATCACCCTCGGCCGGGCCCTCGAAGTCTCCTGCGACACCGTGTTCTACGCCCTCGGCCACCAGCAGTGGATCAAGGACGGCGGACTCCACCCGAAGAAGCCCCCGGCCGAGATCTTCTACAAGACCGCCCACCAGTTCGGCCTCGGCGCCGAGACCCACGTGGACCTGCCGGGCGAGGAGAAGGGCCGGGTCCCCGACCGGGCGTGGAAGCAGAAGTTCTGGCAGGCCAACAAGGACATGTGGTGCAAGACCGGGAAGAAGGGCGGCACCTACGTCGAGCTGCTCTCGTACGAGAACTGCCTCGAAGGCAACCTCATGCGCGCCGGTGACGCCATCAACTACTCCATCGGACAGGGCGACACCCTGGTCACCCCGATCCAGATGGCCACCATCTACGCGGCCATCTCCAACGGCGGCACCATGTGGAACCCGACCATCGGCAAGGCCGTCATCAGCGCCGACGGCAAGCAGGTCGAGCCGATCCCGCCGCAGTCCCACGGCAAGCTGCCCATGACCGAGGCCACCCGGGTCAAGATCAACGCCGCCCTGGAGGGCGTCGCCACCCGCGGCACCGCCGCCTGGCGCTTCGGCGGCTGGCCGCAGAAGCAGATCCCCATGCACGCCAAGACCGGTACCGCCGAGGTCTACGGCAAGCAGACCACCTCGTGGTTCGCCACGTACACCGAGGACTTCACGATCGTGATGACGATCTCCCAGGGCGGTACCGGTTCGGGTGCGTCCGGACCCGCCGTCCGCAACATCTACAACGCCATCTACGGTCTGAGCATGTCCGGCAAGCAGGACACCGAGAAGGCCTTCCTGCTCAAGCCGGAGGCGAAGCTCCCCACCATCGGGCCCGACGGAACCATCGACGCCCCCGACATCAAGCCGTACGTGCCCCCGTCCCCCGAGGACCTGGCGCCCCCCGCGCTCGCCGGTCCCCCCGCACCGCCCGCCGCGCGGCAGGACTGA
- the rodA gene encoding rod shape-determining protein RodA: MQTANKFSVSRYAPERGAMAKLTSRDSVLRRLDWPILLSALALSFIGALLVWSATRNRTQLNQGDPYYFLIRHALNTGIGLVLMIGTVWLGHRTLRGAVPILYGLSLVLILAVLTPLGATINGAHAWIVIGGGFSLQPSEFVKITIILVMAMLLATRVDAGDLTHPDHRTVVKALCLAAAPMGIVMLMPDLGSVMVMVVIVLGVLLASGASNRWVVGLMGSGAAGAVLIWQLGVLDEYQINRFAAFANPDLDPAGVGYNTNQARIAIGSGGLTGSGLFKGSQTTGQFVPEQQTDFVFTVAGEELGFLGAGLILVLLGIILWRACMIARETTELYGTIVCAGIIAWFAFQSFENIGMTLGIMPVAGLPLPFVSYGGSSMFAVWVAVGLLQSIRVQRPMSA; the protein is encoded by the coding sequence ATGCAGACCGCCAACAAGTTCTCCGTATCCCGGTACGCGCCCGAGCGCGGCGCGATGGCCAAACTGACCTCGCGCGACTCGGTGCTGCGCCGGCTCGACTGGCCGATACTCCTTTCGGCGCTCGCCCTGTCCTTCATCGGCGCCCTGCTGGTGTGGTCGGCCACCCGCAACCGCACCCAGCTCAACCAGGGCGACCCCTACTACTTCCTGATCCGGCACGCCCTGAACACCGGCATCGGCCTCGTGCTGATGATCGGCACCGTCTGGCTCGGCCACCGCACGCTGCGCGGCGCCGTACCGATCCTGTACGGGCTCTCCCTGGTGCTGATCCTCGCCGTGCTCACCCCGCTCGGCGCCACCATCAACGGCGCCCACGCGTGGATCGTGATCGGCGGCGGCTTCTCGCTCCAGCCCTCCGAGTTCGTGAAGATCACGATCATCCTGGTCATGGCGATGCTGCTGGCCACCCGGGTGGACGCGGGCGACCTCACCCACCCGGACCACCGCACCGTGGTCAAGGCGCTGTGCCTGGCCGCCGCGCCGATGGGCATCGTCATGCTGATGCCCGACCTCGGCTCCGTCATGGTCATGGTCGTCATCGTGCTCGGCGTCCTGCTCGCCTCCGGCGCCTCCAACCGCTGGGTGGTGGGGCTGATGGGATCCGGCGCGGCCGGGGCCGTCCTGATCTGGCAGCTGGGCGTGCTCGACGAGTACCAGATCAACCGCTTCGCGGCCTTCGCCAACCCCGACCTCGACCCCGCCGGCGTCGGCTACAACACCAACCAGGCGCGCATCGCGATCGGCTCGGGCGGGCTGACCGGCTCCGGGCTCTTCAAGGGCTCGCAGACCACCGGGCAGTTCGTGCCCGAGCAGCAGACCGACTTCGTCTTCACGGTGGCGGGGGAGGAACTCGGCTTCCTCGGCGCCGGGCTGATCCTGGTCCTGCTCGGCATCATCCTCTGGCGGGCCTGCATGATCGCCCGCGAGACCACCGAGCTGTACGGGACGATCGTGTGCGCCGGGATCATCGCCTGGTTCGCCTTCCAGTCGTTCGAGAACATCGGGATGACCCTCGGGATCATGCCGGTGGCCGGGCTCCCCCTACCGTTCGTCTCCTACGGAGGCTCGTCCATGTTCGCGGTGTGGGTGGCGGTCGGACTGCTGCAGTCGATCAGGGTGCAACGGCCGATGTCGGCCTAG
- a CDS encoding TIGR03936 family radical SAM-associated protein codes for MQRIRLRYTKRGRLRFTSHRDFQRAFERALRRAEVPMAYSAGFTPHPRVSYANAAPTGTGSEAEYLEIALAEPRDPEKLRELLDESMPVGLDITEAVEARTSGLADRLTASVWELRLEGVEGADAQRAVEAFLAAEAVEVQRRTKNGMRTFDTRGAVVSLETVPAPADRTPDNACAILRLVVRHLTPAVRPDDVLSGLQAVADLAPPVPAAVTRLAQGLFDEESGTVTDPLAPDREAVTAAPPTAAVAADAKAPEGPAA; via the coding sequence GTGCAGCGCATCCGACTGCGCTACACCAAGCGCGGCCGCCTCCGGTTCACCAGCCACCGAGACTTCCAGCGCGCGTTCGAGCGGGCGCTGCGCCGCGCCGAGGTGCCCATGGCGTACTCGGCCGGCTTCACCCCGCACCCCCGCGTGTCGTACGCGAACGCCGCGCCCACCGGCACCGGCAGCGAGGCCGAGTACCTGGAGATCGCCCTCGCCGAGCCCCGCGACCCCGAGAAGCTGCGCGAGCTGCTCGACGAGTCGATGCCGGTCGGGCTCGACATCACCGAGGCGGTCGAGGCCCGTACCTCCGGGCTCGCCGACCGTCTGACCGCCTCCGTGTGGGAGCTGAGGCTGGAGGGCGTGGAGGGCGCCGACGCCCAGCGCGCGGTCGAGGCCTTCCTCGCCGCCGAGGCGGTGGAGGTGCAGCGCCGCACCAAGAACGGCATGCGCACCTTCGACACCCGGGGGGCCGTCGTGAGCCTTGAGACGGTTCCCGCCCCGGCTGATAGGACGCCGGACAATGCCTGTGCGATACTGCGGCTGGTTGTTCGGCATCTGACACCTGCCGTTCGACCCGACGACGTCCTGTCCGGTCTCCAAGCTGTGGCCGACCTGGCGCCGCCGGTCCCCGCAGCGGTGACCAGGCTGGCGCAGGGGCTCTTCGACGAGGAGTCCGGCACGGTGACCGACCCGCTCGCGCCCGACCGCGAGGCTGTCACGGCCGCCCCACCCACGGCCGCCGTAGCAGCCGACGCGAAGGCGCCGGAAGGTCCCGCCGCGTAG
- a CDS encoding SAVMC3_10250 family protein, which produces MRELLYLSSAKLAEFLPERGGGFSGRSVEAEVSALGAGMRLAVGESPSVEESLGERLQQALDHVSAKCEAHTSLPDSCESLTAYDWLEFTGFFRYGPRVRDWGLIDRGVYTFMSLEDPSCALRRGDDSCAGVQVILCGSRQHVLTETEAPPTRMGSGSDWLHDLAAALVEREGQGDASFPDDLDSTSRRDKEFAARSAYDMLLTEYEGPAYLHGHARVLCNFPPGAWQHRLIVATPLYAEAVPRPRRGAIEMAGQSAPVGVWKRMRRVVRRETRR; this is translated from the coding sequence ATGAGGGAGTTGCTGTACCTGTCCAGTGCAAAGCTCGCGGAGTTCCTGCCCGAGAGGGGTGGCGGGTTCTCCGGTCGGTCAGTGGAGGCAGAGGTATCGGCGCTCGGCGCCGGCATGCGCCTGGCGGTGGGTGAATCCCCATCCGTTGAAGAGTCACTGGGGGAGCGCTTACAGCAGGCGCTTGATCACGTCAGTGCCAAGTGCGAGGCGCACACGAGCCTCCCGGACTCCTGTGAGTCGCTCACCGCCTATGACTGGCTTGAGTTCACAGGGTTCTTCCGGTACGGGCCCAGGGTGCGGGACTGGGGACTCATCGATAGAGGTGTGTACACGTTCATGTCGCTTGAAGACCCGTCGTGTGCACTCAGGCGCGGTGACGACAGCTGTGCTGGTGTTCAGGTCATCCTGTGTGGTTCTCGGCAGCACGTCCTGACCGAGACTGAGGCTCCACCGACGCGAATGGGGTCTGGGTCTGACTGGCTACATGATCTAGCCGCTGCCTTGGTCGAGAGGGAAGGGCAGGGAGATGCGTCGTTTCCGGATGACCTTGATTCCACGAGCCGGCGCGACAAGGAGTTCGCTGCCCGTTCTGCATACGACATGCTTCTGACCGAGTACGAAGGGCCCGCGTACCTTCACGGCCACGCCCGAGTGTTGTGCAACTTCCCTCCTGGGGCGTGGCAGCACAGGTTGATCGTGGCGACCCCCTTGTATGCGGAGGCTGTGCCGCGTCCTCGGCGCGGAGCCATCGAGATGGCTGGGCAGTCAGCTCCTGTTGGCGTGTGGAAGCGAATGCGGCGGGTCGTGCGTCGAGAGACGCGACGGTGA